One Arthrobacter sp. Marseille-P9274 genomic region harbors:
- a CDS encoding aldolase/citrate lyase family protein — protein MMAYGESGRQARLQTPRLVLDGGRTSYGAWVNFRDPAVVDVLAAEQFDWICLDGQHGGAEIHEMQHLVEAAHLFSVPSIVRVPGHEAGTITRVLDTGAGGIIFPTVEDAATAESLVAACRFPPRGKRSYGPTRRSPRYPAPESR, from the coding sequence ATGATGGCATACGGCGAGAGCGGACGGCAGGCCCGCCTGCAGACTCCGCGTCTGGTGCTCGACGGCGGCCGGACCTCCTACGGCGCCTGGGTCAACTTCCGCGACCCGGCCGTCGTGGACGTCCTCGCCGCCGAGCAGTTCGACTGGATCTGCCTCGACGGCCAGCACGGCGGCGCGGAAATCCACGAAATGCAGCACCTCGTCGAAGCCGCCCACCTGTTTTCCGTGCCGTCGATCGTCCGCGTCCCGGGGCACGAGGCCGGAACCATCACACGGGTCCTCGATACAGGCGCCGGGGGCATCATCTTTCCGACCGTGGAAGACGCCGCGACGGCGGAATCCCTCGTCGCCGCCTGCCGCTTCCCTCCGCGCGGAAAGCGCAGCTACGGCCCAACGCGGCGAAGCCCCCGGTACCCGGCGCCGGAGTCCCGGTGA
- a CDS encoding aldolase/citrate lyase family protein has product MVETTEGLANLDGILAARPDGVFVGPYDLSLSLGMTFDELTGEGPDGVLADIVRRATAAGVVPGIYAGEPELAQTMTGLGFRFMPIASDSGLLAVAARSAVSAAGSMRPRKAQGTATAS; this is encoded by the coding sequence ATGGTCGAGACCACGGAGGGGCTGGCCAACCTGGACGGGATCCTTGCCGCGCGGCCGGACGGGGTCTTCGTGGGCCCCTACGATCTGTCGCTCAGCCTCGGCATGACGTTCGATGAGCTGACCGGCGAGGGGCCCGACGGCGTCCTGGCCGACATCGTGCGCAGGGCAACCGCCGCCGGCGTCGTCCCAGGCATCTACGCCGGAGAACCGGAGCTTGCCCAAACGATGACCGGCCTCGGCTTCCGGTTTATGCCCATTGCCTCGGACAGCGGCCTCCTGGCGGTGGCGGCCCGCAGCGCCGTCTCCGCCGCCGGCAGCATGCGACCCCGGAAAGCCCAGGGCACCGCTACCGCTTCGTGA